The genomic stretch CTGGCCCAAAAATACGCGGTCACCTGTGGGGGCGGACATAATCACCGCATCGGCCTGTGGGATGCGTTCTTGATCAAAGAGAACCACATCGCCGCCTGCGGCGGCATTCAAGCCGCCGTGGCTCAAGCCCGCAAACTGGCCAGCGAGCTGCCGGTGGAAGTGGAAGTCGAAACCTTCGAGGAGCTGGATCAAGCCCTAGCCGCCGGTGCCGACATCGTCATGCTGGATAACTTCGCCATTGAAGACCTCCACGTAGCGGTGGAAATCAACGGCGGCCGCGCCACGCTGGAAGCCTCCGGCAACGTGGACGACTCTACGCTAAGAGCGATTGCCGACACGGGGGTCGACTGCATCTCCAGCGGCGCGCTGACGAAGGACGTCAAATCCATCGACCTGTCGATGCGGATCACCCAAACCTTCAACGTGTAGGCGTTAGGTTTCTACGGCGCTGAGCTGCTTCACCAGCCGATAGCGGCGCAGCATTTCACCGCTGCGTTCCACCCACTGCTCGCCGAGGTTATCGAAGCCTCGGCGCAGCAGGCGCTCATAGAGCACCAAGCTCGCCTCGATCTCTACGCTCGAAACGCCGTGCTCGAGTAGAATGCGTTCGG from Halomonas meridiana encodes the following:
- the nadC gene encoding carboxylating nicotinate-nucleotide diphosphorylase, producing the protein MDYQTALAEEIRACAARLLAEDVGAGDITAQLIPESQWATAKVITREAAVLCGVAWVDEIFRRLDGRVTLRWQAADGDLLAPDQCFLELEGPARSLLTGERAALNMLQTLSATATATRRYVDLIEGTGVRLLDTRKTLPGMRLAQKYAVTCGGGHNHRIGLWDAFLIKENHIAACGGIQAAVAQARKLASELPVEVEVETFEELDQALAAGADIVMLDNFAIEDLHVAVEINGGRATLEASGNVDDSTLRAIADTGVDCISSGALTKDVKSIDLSMRITQTFNV